A DNA window from Microcystis aeruginosa NIES-843 contains the following coding sequences:
- a CDS encoding acyl-CoA thioesterase, whose amino-acid sequence MMKAYEYHHIVSFQETNLVGNVYYANYVQWQGRCREMFLKDNAPDIITELCQGLALVTVRVSCEYLSELFAFDHVIIRMRLGEIKQNRITMLFEYWRVTDEGEELVAKGEQQTACMRREDSETRPTPIPAQLKLALENYHIPI is encoded by the coding sequence ATGATGAAAGCCTACGAATATCATCACATTGTCAGTTTTCAAGAAACCAATTTAGTCGGTAATGTTTATTATGCCAATTATGTGCAATGGCAAGGTCGTTGTCGAGAAATGTTTCTCAAAGATAATGCCCCAGATATTATCACAGAATTATGCCAAGGATTAGCCTTAGTAACGGTTCGAGTATCCTGTGAGTATCTGTCCGAATTATTTGCCTTTGATCATGTTATTATTCGGATGCGTTTAGGAGAGATTAAACAAAACCGAATTACCATGTTATTTGAATATTGGCGAGTGACTGATGAAGGTGAAGAATTAGTAGCAAAAGGGGAACAACAGACGGCCTGTATGCGACGAGAGGATAGTGAAACCAGACCCACTCCAATTCCTGCTCAACTGAAATTAGCTTTAGAAAACTATCACATCCCGATCTAA
- a CDS encoding type II toxin-antitoxin system VapC family toxin has translation MRKIFLDTFYLQALADYQDNAHQIALNMTDNLGNFLSVTSEMVLTELLNALSGRGGYLRDAALDIVDKLHQDSSVEIIPQTSQLFAEALLLYRQRQDKSYSLTDCASMLIMRQQNISDVLTFDRHFQQEGFNALLRN, from the coding sequence ATGAGAAAGATTTTTTTAGATACCTTCTATCTTCAAGCATTAGCTGATTATCAAGATAACGCTCATCAAATTGCTTTGAATATGACTGACAATTTAGGTAATTTTCTATCTGTTACTAGCGAAATGGTGTTAACTGAACTACTCAATGCCTTATCTGGAAGGGGTGGGTATTTAAGGGATGCTGCCCTAGACATTGTGGATAAATTACACCAAGACTCATCAGTAGAAATTATCCCTCAAACCTCTCAGTTATTTGCTGAAGCATTGCTATTGTATCGCCAAAGACAAGATAAAAGCTATAGCTTAACAGATTGTGCTTCGATGTTGATTATGAGACAACAAAATATCTCCGATGTTTTAACTTTTGATCGCCATTTTCAACAAGAAGGATTTAATGCACTACTGAGAAATTAG